From Amyelois transitella isolate CPQ chromosome 2, ilAmyTran1.1, whole genome shotgun sequence:
TGAAAAAGGATATTTGTGTTGTATCAAAATTTTCCTATGTGTGATTTaaagtattaatataatatttttatatagggataagcttataaacttgggatatgGGCTActaacctgtcattatttaaatctcaatactatcattaagccaaacagctgaatgtagcctaTCTGTCTCAaaactggtggctctgtctacgctgcaagggatacagacatgattatatgtatatatttttcctaggttttatcaaaaatacaaCTTTCCTGAAACTATTGGATGCCTTGATGGAACTTGTGTACAAATTGTATGTCCAAGAGATGATGAAGAAGCTTTCTATGACAGAAAAGGACAATATTCTATTCATGCACAAATTGTAAGTTCAAAAAAATACAGACACATTATTCTCTTATGTTTCCTCATACCTAAGACAAAGTGATAGTTGCTTTAGTTTTGGTTAAACACAGACAGAGTTGCGGTCAAAGTTAGTaagcaatatatattttttcattagtaCTGTACTGTTGGTTGTAGGTTTGCAAGCAAGGCTTTATAAGGATACATCTAATTGAAACTTCATTTCAGATTTGTGATGCTGACACAAAGATCATAGCCATATGCTGCAGGTTTGGTGGAGCAGCGAGTAAAGCTTACATTTGGAATAAAATGAACATCAGGCCCttcattgaaaatataagtagGCAAGGGGAACCAGGATGGCTTATAGgtcagatatattttatacatacatacataaaaacacacctttttcccggaggggtaggcagagactacatctttccactaatctatacaaataatatagagctgaagagtttgtttgtttgaacgcgcttatctcgggaactactggttcgaattgaaaaaatatttttgcgtcgaatagcccatttatcaaggaaggctttaggccatataacatcacgcttcaactataaagagcaaagaaataatgtaaaatgtgaaaaaaacggggagaattattcatcctagagggcttcaatgatgctcataatatataatactaattAAATATCCATAGAACACAGTATTTCTCCTGAAAAAACTATGTTGTTACCATTAGATGAGACAGGACAAGAAACAGAGGAATAACTTAAAGATTTTTGATTAATAGGCAGATTTCATTCTAGTATAAAGACAAGTCTTATttgaatgttttaattttgtcttGTCATATTTCAGCGGATTCAAAATACCCGCAGCGTCCATGGTTAATGACGCCTATAGTGCACGCCCCTCAGGGTTCCCCAGAGGCGCAATACAATAACTTCCATGGCCGCACTAAGATATGCATAGACAGGtacattttcagtttttttggCTACAACCTCTCTTTGTTATTGTTCTGAGGATCATTGTTATCGCCAGGGTTGGTTATATAAGTGGGAAGAATGAACACGGCTTGTGCGCTGTGAATGCAAAAAACGGTGAGTTTTGATTCGGAAGATACCGGTTGCGCTAAACCAATCAAGGCTGAAAGAACAACAACACAATTCTTTCTGACGAAATATCTTGTCTAAGAACCTGCTCTGAGACTGCTAAAATAAGCTAAAACCgttttaagataaatatatacataaccaTTTCTCTTTTGTTAAAGATGCATCGGCAAGCTAAAAGGCAGATGGAAATGCCTTCAGAAAAGACCCCTACACTATACTCCCCAAAGGGCCGCTAAAATCATAAACGCTTGCGCGGTCCTACACAACCTTTGCATAAAAGCCGGCTTACATGACCCAATACTTTATACAGATCCTGGACCAATGCAACCATTGGATGACATCATTGAAATGCCTAATGACAATGTCAATGACTTTTACATGGGATTGGAAGTAAGAAGACAGCTCGCCGAGCGAATCTATTTCAGTGTTTGAGGCCGTACTGCATGGTAAAGGAA
This genomic window contains:
- the LOC106128987 gene encoding putative nuclease HARBI1, with the protein product MNTLLKIQMLRNSIYNERITRRILRDTCDCKNLSDSYLLRHCRVNRTVFHQILRILEPVVPKTQRSTGIPFPLKVLVTLSFLASGSHQKSVGNDFNVNISQKSVSRVIKIIIEGLNIVLDNWVLFPSTMIQREKIKEGFYQKYNFPETIGCLDGTCVQIVCPRDDEEAFYDRKGQYSIHAQIICDADTKIIAICCRFGGAASKAYIWNKMNIRPFIENISRQGEPGWLIADSKYPQRPWLMTPIVHAPQGSPEAQYNNFHGRTKICIDRCIGKLKGRWKCLQKRPLHYTPQRAAKIINACAVLHNLCIKAGLHDPILYTDPGPMQPLDDIIEMPNDNVNDFYMGLEVRRQLAERIYFSV